From Pseudomonas sp. B21-028, one genomic window encodes:
- a CDS encoding ABC transporter permease, with protein sequence MKLDTTPPTPGTENGINQDGLKLAVARHHRRRLKLSFSGFIGLLIVSFWALMAIFGPLLAPYDVNAMPSDGFFGPLSVQFPLGTDYLGRDILSRLLHGAPYTIGLALVATVLACSAGVILGLVAAASGGWIDALISRTEDALISIPNKIFALLMVASFGSSVPLLLCMAAFAYMPGSFRIARAVAVNVMTTDFVRVARTRGEAMPYIIFIEVLPNMLRPVLTDFGLRFVYVVLLLSAMSFLGLGIQPPDADWGSLVRENIQGLEEGAPAVLVPALAIASLTIGVNLLIDSFGGRSKHGTEK encoded by the coding sequence ATGAAACTTGACACTACTCCACCGACGCCGGGTACAGAGAACGGCATTAATCAGGATGGACTCAAGCTGGCCGTTGCGCGCCACCATCGGCGCCGGCTCAAGTTGTCCTTCAGCGGCTTCATCGGCCTGCTGATCGTGAGCTTCTGGGCGCTGATGGCCATCTTCGGCCCGTTGTTGGCGCCCTACGATGTCAACGCCATGCCCAGCGACGGTTTCTTCGGGCCACTCAGCGTGCAGTTTCCACTGGGCACCGACTATCTGGGCAGGGATATTCTCAGCCGACTGTTGCACGGAGCCCCCTACACCATCGGCCTGGCGTTGGTGGCAACCGTACTTGCCTGCTCGGCGGGTGTGATATTGGGGCTGGTGGCCGCGGCCTCCGGAGGCTGGATCGATGCGCTCATAAGCCGCACCGAAGATGCGCTGATCTCCATTCCGAACAAGATTTTCGCGTTGTTGATGGTGGCCTCGTTCGGTTCCTCTGTGCCGCTGTTGTTGTGCATGGCTGCCTTTGCCTACATGCCGGGCTCCTTCCGCATAGCACGTGCGGTGGCGGTGAACGTCATGACGACGGACTTTGTCCGGGTCGCTCGCACGCGAGGCGAGGCCATGCCGTACATCATCTTCATCGAGGTGCTGCCGAACATGCTTCGTCCGGTGTTGACCGATTTTGGCCTGCGCTTCGTGTACGTGGTGCTGCTGCTGAGCGCGATGAGCTTTCTTGGGCTTGGCATACAGCCGCCGGACGCGGATTGGGGGTCGCTGGTCCGAGAAAACATCCAGGGCCTGGAAGAGGGCGCTCCGGCCGTACTGGTACCGGCGCTTGCCATCGCCAGTCTGACCATCGGGGTCAACTTGCTCATCGACAGCTTCGGCGGGCGATCCAAGCACGGGACGGAGAAGTGA
- a CDS encoding ABC transporter permease gives MNSTIARLVSSRLAVGVLTLLIVSLVVFFLTSLLPGDAVQEQLGQDATPEAVAAMRALLGLDQPVYLRYLHWLGGLITGNPGVSLVNGMAVDEMIASRLPNTLRLASVAALVSVPLALTIGILSAMYRGSIFDRYSNMLAVFAVSVPEFLIATIAVLIFAVKLGWLSALSRNVEVESFAELVRVYAMPVLTLCCVLVAQMARMTRAALIDQLSAPYVEMAVLKGARPIRVVLRHALPNAIGPIANAIALSLSYLLGGVVIVESIFNYPGIATLMVNGVVTRDMPLVQACVMLFCLGFLVLVLLADLCAILSNPRLRK, from the coding sequence ATGAACAGCACTATCGCACGGCTTGTTTCCAGTCGTCTGGCTGTAGGTGTGCTTACGCTGCTTATCGTGTCGCTCGTGGTGTTTTTTCTCACCAGTCTGCTACCGGGTGACGCGGTTCAGGAACAGCTCGGCCAGGATGCTACGCCGGAAGCAGTGGCGGCCATGCGTGCGCTGCTTGGCCTGGATCAACCGGTGTACCTGCGGTACTTGCACTGGCTGGGCGGGTTGATCACCGGCAATCCCGGTGTTTCCCTGGTCAACGGCATGGCGGTCGACGAAATGATCGCCAGCCGTCTGCCCAATACCCTGCGCCTGGCCTCGGTCGCGGCGCTGGTCTCGGTGCCGCTGGCGCTGACGATAGGTATTTTGTCGGCCATGTACCGCGGCTCGATTTTCGACCGTTACAGCAACATGCTGGCAGTGTTCGCCGTATCCGTGCCGGAGTTCCTGATAGCGACCATCGCGGTGTTGATCTTCGCGGTCAAGCTTGGCTGGCTGTCGGCGCTGTCGCGTAACGTCGAGGTCGAGTCGTTCGCGGAGCTGGTGCGCGTTTATGCGATGCCGGTGCTGACGCTGTGTTGTGTATTGGTGGCTCAGATGGCGCGCATGACGCGAGCCGCGCTGATCGATCAGCTCAGCGCGCCTTATGTCGAAATGGCAGTGCTCAAGGGCGCACGCCCGATACGGGTGGTGCTTCGTCATGCGCTGCCCAATGCAATCGGGCCGATCGCCAACGCGATTGCGTTGAGCCTGTCGTACCTGCTGGGTGGTGTGGTCATCGTCGAGTCGATCTTCAACTATCCGGGTATCGCGACGCTGATGGTAAACGGCGTGGTTACCCGCGACATGCCGCTGGTACAGGCGTGTGTCATGTTGTTTTGCCTCGGGTTTCTGGTGCTGGTACTGCTGGCAGACCTGTGTGCAATTCTGTCCAACCCGAGGCTGCGCAAATGA
- a CDS encoding ABC transporter substrate-binding protein, producing MTDNKNKTESPLITGEQSLRVFEGLNRGMSRRDALRMLGLAGVAVAGAGSLFGPAGRLFAAEAGATVGATGKGRRGGRIKVASATSSTADTLDPAKGGNYTDYCRHNMFYNGLTTLDEALVPRMALAESFDTSDATSWTVKLRKDVVFHDGKPFTSADVVYSLSRHKLPQVGSKALTIAQQLDEVKATGPNEVLIRLTSPNADLPAILATTHFLIVRDGTTDFATANGTGPFKCAEFQPGVRSIAARNDSYWKPGLPYLDEIEFFSIPDEAARISALLAGDVDLINPVNPRSTARILDSDKVGLMETATGGYTNLVMRDELGPVQNPDFVLAMKYLLDRKQINRAAFRGYSTIANDQPIAPSNRYYFAGLPQREHDPEKAKFHLKKSGMAGRSLPIVASEAATGSLDIAQLMQLSAQQIGLKLDIKRVPADGYWSNHWMKHPLGFGNIGARPTADLLFSLFFQSGAGMNESGWKNEQFDQLLLAARGETDDAKRKQMYADMQVLVHEQCGVGIPQFTSSLDGHNAKLKGLVPHPLGGLMGYMFAEHVWLDA from the coding sequence ATGACTGACAACAAGAATAAAACCGAATCCCCACTGATCACCGGCGAACAAAGCCTGCGTGTCTTCGAGGGACTCAATCGGGGCATGTCACGCCGTGATGCGCTGCGTATGCTGGGTCTGGCAGGCGTGGCCGTCGCGGGTGCCGGCAGCCTGTTCGGCCCGGCCGGTCGGCTGTTCGCCGCGGAGGCCGGCGCGACGGTCGGTGCGACGGGTAAAGGCAGACGTGGTGGCCGCATCAAGGTTGCCAGCGCGACCAGTTCGACCGCCGATACGCTGGATCCGGCGAAGGGCGGCAATTACACCGATTACTGCCGTCACAATATGTTCTATAACGGCCTGACCACGCTGGACGAGGCTCTGGTACCGCGCATGGCGCTGGCAGAGTCGTTCGATACCAGTGACGCGACCTCCTGGACGGTCAAGCTGCGCAAGGATGTCGTTTTCCACGATGGCAAGCCGTTCACCTCGGCCGATGTTGTCTATTCGCTGAGTCGTCACAAGCTTCCCCAGGTCGGTTCCAAGGCACTGACCATTGCCCAGCAGTTGGATGAGGTGAAGGCCACCGGGCCGAATGAAGTGTTGATCCGGTTGACCAGCCCGAACGCTGACTTACCGGCCATCCTCGCTACCACGCACTTCCTCATTGTGCGTGACGGGACCACCGATTTTGCCACCGCCAACGGTACCGGGCCCTTCAAGTGCGCGGAGTTCCAGCCGGGCGTGCGTTCGATCGCTGCGCGCAACGACAGCTACTGGAAGCCGGGCCTGCCTTACCTCGACGAAATCGAGTTCTTCTCGATCCCGGATGAGGCCGCCCGTATCAGCGCACTGCTCGCCGGCGACGTGGATCTCATCAACCCGGTCAATCCGCGTTCGACTGCGCGCATCCTCGACAGTGACAAGGTAGGGCTGATGGAGACAGCTACCGGTGGTTATACCAACCTGGTGATGCGTGATGAACTGGGCCCGGTCCAGAACCCGGACTTCGTATTGGCGATGAAGTACCTGCTCGATCGCAAACAGATCAATCGAGCAGCCTTTCGTGGCTACAGCACCATCGCCAACGACCAGCCGATCGCTCCCAGCAATCGCTACTACTTCGCGGGCCTGCCACAACGCGAACACGATCCGGAGAAAGCGAAGTTCCACCTGAAGAAATCCGGTATGGCCGGGCGCTCCCTGCCTATCGTGGCTTCCGAAGCCGCCACCGGCTCGCTGGACATCGCTCAACTGATGCAGCTCTCGGCACAGCAGATCGGGCTCAAACTCGATATCAAACGGGTGCCGGCGGACGGTTACTGGTCCAATCACTGGATGAAGCATCCGCTGGGCTTCGGAAACATCGGGGCGCGCCCAACCGCTGATTTGTTGTTCAGCCTGTTCTTCCAGTCCGGCGCTGGCATGAACGAATCCGGTTGGAAGAACGAGCAGTTCGACCAGTTGCTACTTGCCGCGCGTGGGGAGACCGACGATGCCAAACGCAAGCAGATGTATGCCGATATGCAGGTGTTGGTACATGAACAATGCGGTGTCGGCATTCCGCAGTTCACCAGCAGCCTCGATGGCCACAATGCCAAGTTGAAAGGTCTGGTTCCACACCCGCTTGGCGGCTTGATGGGCTACATGTTTGCCGAGCACGTCTGGCTGGATGCCTGA
- a CDS encoding FAD-binding oxidoreductase, whose amino-acid sequence MRSESYWLDTAPVFTGAQTGALPARVDVVVVGGGFTGLSAARALALKGASVAVLEAGRVVGEASGRNGGQCNTGVAQDYGSLVATLGAEQARAYYRAYESAVQSVVTLVEQERIACDFRRGGKLKLAAKPQHYEGLARTCELIRREVDADVELLSAAQARTEVDSAEFHGGLLQRNGVQMHIGRFGVGLAEAAARHGALIYQQTTVQGWKADTSGYRVDTSRGSLQAGQVLLATGACQHGGLGWYRRRIVPVGSFIVATEVLPDALLDRLLPERRSYVTSRMIGNYFRVTPDNRLLFGGRARFAMSGGNSDAKSGKVLQAAMTRMFPQLADVRTDYCWGGLVDMTADRLPRAGQHGGVYHSMGYSGHGVQMSVHMGQVMADVMDGKADGNPWGELDWPAIPGHFGKPWFLPAVGLYYRLQDYLH is encoded by the coding sequence ATGCGCAGTGAGTCTTATTGGCTCGATACCGCACCGGTGTTCACCGGGGCTCAGACCGGGGCGCTGCCGGCGCGGGTCGATGTTGTCGTTGTCGGTGGCGGTTTCACCGGTCTGTCGGCAGCCCGCGCGTTGGCTCTGAAAGGCGCGAGCGTTGCGGTGCTGGAGGCGGGGCGGGTGGTTGGCGAAGCCTCAGGGCGCAATGGTGGGCAATGCAATACCGGGGTGGCCCAGGACTACGGCAGCCTCGTAGCCACCCTCGGCGCCGAACAGGCTCGGGCTTATTACCGTGCCTATGAAAGCGCGGTCCAGAGCGTGGTTACGCTGGTTGAGCAGGAGCGGATTGCCTGCGACTTCAGACGCGGCGGCAAGCTCAAACTGGCGGCCAAGCCTCAGCACTATGAAGGGCTGGCGCGGACCTGCGAGCTGATTCGCCGTGAGGTGGATGCCGATGTCGAGTTGCTGAGCGCTGCCCAGGCCCGCACCGAAGTGGATTCGGCCGAGTTTCACGGCGGACTGCTGCAGCGCAACGGCGTGCAAATGCACATCGGGCGCTTCGGTGTCGGTCTGGCCGAGGCGGCGGCACGGCACGGGGCGCTGATCTACCAGCAGACCACTGTCCAGGGTTGGAAGGCAGACACCAGTGGTTATCGGGTCGATACCAGCCGCGGCAGCCTGCAGGCGGGGCAGGTTCTGTTGGCAACCGGCGCGTGCCAGCATGGCGGGTTGGGTTGGTATCGCCGCCGGATCGTGCCGGTGGGCAGTTTCATCGTAGCCACCGAAGTATTGCCCGACGCGCTGCTCGACCGCCTCCTGCCGGAGCGTCGTTCATACGTCACCAGTCGCATGATCGGCAACTACTTCCGGGTAACACCCGACAATCGCCTGCTGTTCGGTGGTCGGGCGCGCTTTGCCATGTCTGGCGGCAACTCCGATGCGAAGAGTGGCAAGGTGTTGCAGGCGGCAATGACGCGGATGTTCCCGCAATTGGCCGATGTGCGCACCGATTACTGCTGGGGTGGGTTGGTGGACATGACGGCTGACCGGCTGCCACGAGCCGGCCAGCATGGCGGCGTCTATCACTCAATGGGCTATAGCGGCCACGGGGTGCAGATGTCGGTGCACATGGGCCAGGTGATGGCCGATGTCATGGACGGCAAGGCCGATGGCAATCCCTGGGGTGAGCTGGATTGGCCGGCGATTCCGGGGCACTTCGGCAAGCCCTGGTTCCTCCCGGCAGTGGGTCTCTATTACCGGCTACAAGATTATTTGCATTGA
- a CDS encoding haloacid dehalogenase type II produces MSFLRPKYITFDCYGTLTNFQMGPLTRELFADRVAPEQMDQFVKDFTAYRLDQVMGDWLPYDEILKTAMSRLCKRWGIEYRGEGQIYYDAVPTWGPHPDVTAGLAKIADKIPLVILSNAMDEQIMSNVDKLGVPFHKVFTAQQAQAYKPRLQAFEYMFDNLGCGPEDVLHVSSSFRYDLMSANDMKIQNKAFVARGHEQPGNACYNYRQIADIGGLAGLVGL; encoded by the coding sequence ATGAGCTTTCTGCGCCCCAAGTACATAACCTTCGACTGCTACGGCACGCTGACCAACTTTCAGATGGGCCCCCTGACGCGCGAGCTGTTCGCTGATCGCGTTGCCCCTGAGCAGATGGATCAGTTCGTCAAGGATTTCACCGCTTATCGCCTGGACCAGGTGATGGGTGACTGGCTGCCTTACGATGAAATTCTCAAGACCGCGATGTCGCGCTTGTGCAAGCGTTGGGGCATCGAGTATCGCGGCGAAGGTCAGATTTATTACGATGCGGTGCCGACCTGGGGCCCGCATCCCGACGTGACGGCCGGCCTGGCGAAGATCGCCGACAAGATTCCCCTGGTGATCCTCTCCAACGCGATGGACGAACAGATCATGTCCAACGTCGACAAACTGGGCGTGCCGTTCCACAAGGTCTTCACCGCCCAACAGGCCCAGGCTTACAAGCCGCGCCTGCAAGCCTTCGAATATATGTTCGACAACCTCGGTTGCGGTCCGGAGGACGTGTTGCACGTGTCCTCGAGCTTCCGTTACGACCTGATGTCAGCCAACGACATGAAGATCCAGAACAAGGCCTTCGTCGCCCGTGGTCACGAGCAGCCGGGCAATGCTTGCTACAACTACCGTCAGATCGCCGATATCGGCGGGCTGGCCGGTCTGGTCGGTCTCTGA
- a CDS encoding Lrp/AsnC family transcriptional regulator: MRCSASLDPFDIKILVHLQREGRCSNVDLSAAIALSESPCLLRTKRLQETGVIQGYRALVALEKLGSHVMVFSEVTISSHRPSDFRRFEAGVDKYQEIIECYNVSGGYDYLLKIVAPNISCFQALMDRLLEDNIGIERFASRIVLRQPLDQRGYPLGTIATGKPSWD; this comes from the coding sequence ATGCGATGTTCAGCTTCCCTTGACCCGTTCGATATCAAGATTCTTGTGCATCTTCAGCGAGAGGGACGCTGTTCGAACGTCGACCTGTCGGCAGCCATTGCTCTCAGTGAGAGCCCGTGCCTGCTCCGTACCAAACGACTTCAGGAGACCGGCGTTATCCAGGGCTACCGCGCACTGGTAGCCCTGGAGAAGCTGGGCAGCCACGTCATGGTGTTCTCCGAGGTGACGATCAGCAGCCACCGGCCCAGCGACTTCCGCAGGTTTGAAGCGGGGGTCGACAAGTATCAGGAGATCATCGAGTGCTACAACGTGAGTGGCGGCTACGATTACCTGTTGAAGATCGTGGCGCCAAACATTTCCTGCTTCCAGGCGCTCATGGATCGGCTGCTGGAAGACAATATCGGGATCGAGAGATTTGCCAGTCGAATCGTCCTGAGGCAGCCGCTCGATCAGCGCGGGTATCCACTGGGCACGATCGCAACCGGAAAGCCGAGTTGGGATTGA
- a CDS encoding aspartate aminotransferase family protein — translation MKSTTDLNMVNAYIPGRANLSPVTAAMIERRDALLGPAYRLMYEHPLHIVRGEGVWLIDPQGRRYLDVYNNVASLGHCHPAVTEAICRQVQTLATNTRYLHDTILELAERLVATVPETRLAHLMLTCTGSEANDLAYRIAQVRTGGTGVIVTETAYHGFTDAVSKFSPSLGVTVDLGAHVRLVPAPSLYHAEGADLCERFTRDVEAAIADLQRHGIKPAALIVDSMFTSDGILPGPAGLLKGAVEAIKRAGGLFIADEVQPGFGRTGEHMWGFQRYGVNPDIVTLGKPMGNGQPIAGLLATADALAEFGKNSRYFNTFAGNTVSCAAALAVLDTLEKEELVQHAAKVGKILRDGIANLANRHEAIGDVRGVGMFVGVELVSDRVTRAPDRELTTLVVNRMRDKGVLLSACAKGHNVLKIRPPLVLSAEQAGMVIEALDEALAVAQSARTR, via the coding sequence ATGAAAAGCACCACTGACCTCAACATGGTCAACGCCTATATCCCCGGGCGCGCCAATCTGAGCCCTGTCACCGCGGCGATGATCGAGCGACGCGACGCCTTGCTCGGCCCGGCCTATCGGCTGATGTACGAACATCCGTTGCACATCGTGCGCGGCGAAGGTGTGTGGTTGATCGATCCGCAGGGCCGTCGTTATCTCGACGTATATAACAACGTCGCGTCACTCGGGCATTGTCACCCGGCGGTGACCGAGGCGATCTGCCGGCAGGTGCAGACTCTCGCGACCAACACCCGCTATCTGCATGACACCATTCTGGAACTGGCCGAACGTCTGGTCGCGACCGTACCCGAGACCCGGCTTGCTCACCTCATGCTGACCTGCACGGGCAGCGAGGCAAACGATCTGGCCTATCGTATCGCGCAGGTTCGCACCGGTGGCACGGGCGTAATCGTGACCGAAACCGCTTATCACGGTTTCACCGACGCAGTGTCGAAATTTTCGCCGTCACTCGGCGTGACAGTCGATCTCGGTGCGCACGTTCGCCTGGTTCCGGCGCCGAGCCTCTATCATGCCGAAGGCGCTGACCTCTGCGAACGCTTCACCCGCGATGTCGAGGCGGCGATCGCCGATCTGCAGCGTCACGGCATCAAGCCGGCGGCACTGATTGTCGATTCGATGTTCACCAGCGACGGCATCCTTCCTGGACCGGCGGGCTTGTTGAAGGGCGCTGTCGAGGCGATCAAGCGGGCCGGCGGCCTGTTCATCGCCGACGAGGTCCAGCCCGGCTTCGGCAGGACGGGCGAGCATATGTGGGGCTTTCAACGTTACGGCGTCAACCCTGACATCGTTACCCTGGGCAAGCCGATGGGCAATGGACAACCTATCGCAGGACTGCTGGCCACTGCTGACGCGCTGGCGGAATTTGGCAAGAACTCTCGATACTTCAATACCTTCGCCGGCAACACCGTATCGTGCGCTGCGGCGCTGGCGGTGCTGGACACGCTCGAGAAAGAAGAGCTGGTGCAGCATGCGGCCAAGGTCGGCAAGATTCTGCGCGACGGCATTGCAAATCTCGCCAACCGGCATGAGGCCATCGGTGACGTGCGCGGTGTGGGCATGTTCGTCGGCGTGGAACTGGTTTCGGATCGCGTAACGCGAGCGCCCGACCGGGAGCTCACTACGCTGGTGGTCAATCGGATGCGCGACAAGGGTGTCCTGCTCAGCGCCTGCGCGAAGGGGCACAATGTACTCAAGATTCGACCGCCGCTGGTGCTGTCTGCGGAGCAAGCCGGCATGGTGATCGAGGCGCTGGACGAAGCACTGGCCGTAGCGCAATCTGCGAGAACAAGGTAG
- a CDS encoding phosphotransferase, with the protein MEENPPITAAALSTAVPSLAPDEVGALVRRLYGINGRVKSLVGERDQNCCIETDDGRRYVVKISNPSEPVSVVDFQIAALEHIARVAPELVVPRVVRTLGGQARDTVMLTDGVRTTVRMLTYLDGVQIRDTVRTAAQRRAMATLLARLNLALREFTHPSATHDLLWNVCAAHRLAARLGDIVDPSRRALAESFMTRFTEYVLPHLASVRSQVIHNDYHLYNVLVAPEDHERMVGIIDFGDMLYAPLVGEVATAAAFHMSGTTDPFEGAAQFVGAYHATLPLSELEQEIVADLMATRHLITVLISEWRARRYPENRAYIMRHNPAAWEALSQMADLSRAEARDRLLTEVRKGQTDEKHH; encoded by the coding sequence ATGGAGGAGAATCCCCCGATCACGGCTGCTGCGTTGAGCACGGCAGTACCCAGCCTTGCCCCAGACGAGGTGGGAGCCCTGGTCCGCCGTCTCTATGGTATCAATGGCCGCGTCAAATCCCTGGTGGGCGAGCGCGACCAGAACTGCTGCATAGAGACGGACGACGGCAGGCGTTACGTCGTCAAGATCAGCAATCCATCCGAGCCGGTTTCGGTGGTTGATTTCCAGATCGCGGCGCTTGAGCACATTGCCCGCGTGGCGCCCGAGCTGGTGGTGCCCCGCGTGGTGCGCACGCTTGGCGGACAGGCGCGTGACACTGTAATGCTGACCGATGGGGTGCGGACCACCGTGCGGATGCTGACTTATCTCGACGGCGTCCAGATCCGGGATACCGTGCGAACCGCCGCGCAGCGTCGAGCGATGGCGACGTTGCTTGCCAGGCTGAATCTCGCGTTGCGGGAATTCACCCATCCTTCGGCGACGCATGATCTGCTCTGGAACGTTTGCGCAGCACACCGGCTGGCAGCCAGGCTTGGTGATATCGTGGACCCCTCGCGTCGCGCGCTCGCCGAGTCGTTCATGACGCGCTTCACCGAGTATGTCCTGCCGCATCTGGCCTCGGTGCGGTCACAGGTGATCCACAACGACTACCACCTCTACAACGTGCTGGTCGCCCCTGAGGATCACGAGCGCATGGTGGGAATCATAGATTTCGGCGACATGCTGTATGCGCCACTGGTCGGTGAAGTCGCTACGGCGGCGGCTTTCCACATGAGCGGCACAACTGATCCGTTCGAAGGGGCGGCGCAGTTCGTCGGTGCCTACCACGCGACGCTGCCGCTCAGTGAGCTGGAGCAGGAGATCGTCGCCGACCTTATGGCCACACGTCATCTCATCACCGTGTTGATTTCGGAGTGGCGGGCCAGGCGCTACCCCGAGAACCGGGCCTACATCATGCGCCACAACCCGGCAGCATGGGAGGCGTTGTCCCAGATGGCCGATCTTTCCCGCGCCGAGGCGCGCGACCGACTACTTACTGAAGTACGAAAAGGACAAACCGATGAAAAGCACCACTGA
- a CDS encoding haloacid dehalogenase type II produces the protein MTYKPKFISFDCYGTLINFEMGPTARKLFEDRVPCDRMPAFLSSFSFYRLDEVLGEWKPFFDVVQNAIERTCKKHGVEYRLADALALYEAVPTWQPHPNVVETLTAIAAHVPLVILSNSMVDLIPHSVAHLKAPFHAVYTAEEARAYKPRAQMFEYMFDQLGCGPEQMMHVSSSFRYDLMTASDLGFMAKAFIDRGHEPACDGYGVDRLTDIRQLPGLLGLDCLAQAPAMKRGA, from the coding sequence GTGACATACAAACCGAAATTCATCAGCTTCGATTGCTACGGGACGCTCATCAACTTCGAAATGGGGCCGACCGCCAGAAAACTTTTCGAAGATCGTGTTCCGTGCGATCGGATGCCGGCTTTCCTGAGCAGTTTCAGCTTCTACCGCCTGGATGAAGTACTCGGCGAGTGGAAGCCATTCTTTGACGTCGTTCAGAACGCCATTGAGCGCACCTGTAAGAAACACGGTGTCGAGTATCGCCTTGCCGATGCGCTCGCCTTGTACGAGGCCGTACCGACCTGGCAGCCCCACCCGAACGTCGTCGAGACGCTGACGGCAATCGCTGCGCATGTCCCGCTGGTGATCCTGTCGAACTCGATGGTCGATCTGATCCCGCATAGCGTCGCCCACCTCAAGGCACCTTTCCACGCGGTCTACACCGCCGAGGAGGCCCGCGCCTACAAGCCACGGGCGCAGATGTTCGAATACATGTTCGATCAACTCGGCTGCGGACCCGAGCAGATGATGCACGTCTCATCGAGTTTTCGTTACGACCTTATGACGGCTTCGGATCTGGGGTTCATGGCCAAGGCCTTTATCGACCGCGGACACGAGCCTGCGTGTGACGGCTATGGTGTTGACCGGTTGACCGATATTCGCCAACTTCCCGGCTTGCTTGGCCTGGACTGCCTGGCCCAGGCTCCCGCGATGAAACGGGGCGCGTGA
- a CDS encoding threonine/serine dehydratase produces the protein MRDYPTLQDIREAQARLKPHVKHTPLLRAEKIEKAVGCQLYLKPETLQITGAFKIRGALNKTLSLSREEIANGIIATSSGNHAQGLAYAARMLGVKAILVLPVTTPKIKIDNTKALGAEVILFDGDTAARWKRVYEIAAENGYAAVHAFEDPLVMAGQGTIGCEILEDLQDVDTVIIPMGGGGLISGIATAIKEIRPSVRVVGAEPALTPKYYHSRLNKERTTLPLKNTIADGLRISVPGQNPFPIIERYVDEIVLVEDEHIIEGMRVLAKDAKLIAEPAASIGIGALLAGVVKVRPDEKVCVVLTGGNWDLCDLAEIYKAGE, from the coding sequence ATGCGTGACTATCCAACCCTGCAGGATATTCGAGAAGCCCAAGCGCGGCTGAAACCCCATGTCAAACATACGCCGTTACTGCGTGCGGAAAAGATAGAGAAAGCTGTGGGTTGTCAGCTCTATCTGAAGCCCGAAACCCTGCAGATCACCGGGGCGTTCAAGATTCGCGGTGCGCTGAACAAGACGCTCTCGCTGTCCAGGGAAGAGATCGCCAACGGCATCATCGCCACGTCTTCCGGTAATCACGCCCAAGGGCTCGCCTATGCAGCCCGAATGCTGGGTGTGAAAGCGATTCTGGTGCTTCCGGTTACCACGCCAAAAATCAAGATCGACAATACAAAAGCCCTTGGCGCGGAAGTCATTCTGTTTGATGGCGACACCGCTGCCCGGTGGAAAAGGGTGTACGAAATCGCAGCGGAAAATGGCTACGCAGCCGTCCATGCCTTCGAAGACCCGCTGGTGATGGCCGGTCAGGGAACGATTGGCTGCGAAATCCTGGAGGACTTGCAGGATGTGGACACAGTCATCATTCCCATGGGGGGCGGCGGCCTGATTTCCGGTATCGCCACCGCCATCAAGGAAATCCGGCCATCGGTACGGGTTGTGGGCGCAGAACCCGCCTTGACCCCCAAGTACTATCACAGCAGGTTGAACAAGGAACGCACCACGCTTCCCTTGAAGAACACCATTGCCGATGGCTTGAGAATAAGCGTGCCGGGGCAGAATCCCTTTCCCATCATCGAGCGCTACGTGGACGAAATCGTCCTGGTCGAGGACGAACACATCATCGAAGGCATGCGTGTCTTGGCCAAGGACGCGAAACTGATTGCTGAACCAGCGGCTTCGATCGGCATCGGCGCGCTGTTGGCGGGGGTAGTCAAGGTCAGGCCGGATGAAAAGGTCTGCGTGGTGCTGACCGGCGGTAACTGGGACCTGTGCGACCTTGCCGAGATCTACAAAGCTGGCGAGTAA